A DNA window from Arachis duranensis cultivar V14167 chromosome 3, aradu.V14167.gnm2.J7QH, whole genome shotgun sequence contains the following coding sequences:
- the LOC107478110 gene encoding bifunctional protein FolD 4, chloroplastic produces MASAAASSCSSISMMFLTHSCASTSSTAHRLLPPGCLRRRLHCHPLQRGPTYLRCLTFHSSAAAPSLPHVVFPHASLTTGTNTKVIDGKAVSKQIRDEITAEVSRMKEAIGVIPGLAVILVGDRKDSATYVRNKKKACESVGINSLEVHLAEDSTEEEVLKHISGYNDDPSVHGILVQLPLPSHMNEQNVLNAVRIEKDVDGFHPLNIGRLAMRGREPLFVPCTPKGCIELLHRHGISIKGKRAVVIGRSNIVGMPAALLLQREDATVTVVHSRTNNPEEIIKQADIIISAVGQPNMVRGSWIKTGAVIIDVGINPVEDPNSPRGYRLVGDVCYEEAVEVASAVTPVPGGVGPMTIAMLLQNTLISAKRMHNFE; encoded by the exons ATGgcttctgctgctgcttcttcaTGTTCTTCCATTTCAATGATGTTCCTAACTCATTCCTGTGCCTCTACTTCTTCCACCGCCCACCGCCTGCTCCCACCGGGATGCCTCCGCCGCCGCCTCCACTGCCACCCCTTACAGAGGGGCCCCACCTATCTCCGGTGCCTCACTTTTCACTCTTCCGCAGCAGCTCCTTCACTGCCCCATGTTGTTTTTCCCCATG CATCCCTGACTACTGGGACTAATACTAAGGTGATTGATGGAAAAGCGGTATCAAAGCAGATCAGAGATGAGATAACAGCTGAAGTCTCCAGGATGAAAGAAGCTATTGGTGTGATTCCAGGGTTAGCTGTAATCCTGGTTGGAGATAGAAAGGACTCTGCTACTTACGTGCGTAACAAGAAGAAAGCTTGTGAATCTGTTGGAATCAATTCTTTGGAAGTACATTTGGCTGAGGATTCCACAGAAGAAGAAGTATTGAAGCATATTTCAGGCTACAATGATGATCCTTCAGTTCATGGCATTCTTGTTCAGTTACCTTTACCTTCT CATATGAATGAGCAAAATGTCCTGAATGCTGTTAGAATTGAGAAAGATGTAGATGGCTTTCATCCATTAAATATTGGTCGTCTTGCCATGCGTGGTAGAGAACCACTATTTGTTCCCTGTACACCAAAGGGGTGCATAGAGCTACTTCACAGACACGGCATTTCTATTAAAGGAAAGAGGGCCGTTGTAATTGGTCGGAGCAATATCGTAGGAATGCCAGCTGCTCTCTTGCTGCAG AGGGAAGATGCTACTGTCACTGTCGTCCATTCAAGAACCAATAATCCTGAAGAGATCATAAAGCAGGCAGATATTATCATTTCGGCTGTTGGGCAGCCAAACATGGTTAGGGGAAGCTGGATAAAAACTGGTGCAGTAATTATCGATGTCGGAATCAACCCAGTAGAG GATCCGAATAGCCCTCGAGGTTATAGACTGGTTGGAGATGTTTGTTATGAAGAAGCCGTAGAAGTTGCCTCGGCTGTTACTCCTGTTCCTGGAGGAGTTGGTCCAATGACCATAGCAATGCTTCTCCAGAATACACTCATCTCTGCAAAGAGGATGCataattttgaataa